Proteins encoded within one genomic window of Aquarana catesbeiana isolate 2022-GZ linkage group LG03, ASM4218655v1, whole genome shotgun sequence:
- the LOC141133634 gene encoding E3 ubiquitin/ISG15 ligase TRIM25-like: protein MASSDLRIELECSVCLNIYTDPVNLKCGHNFCQVCIDRVLDTQGGSGGYSCPECREKFPDRPALHRNITLRNIVENFLSAQPDQEESGVFCTYCVDSPVPAVRSCLHCEVSLCDKHLSVHKKSPEHVLCDPTLSMESRKCTVHKKILEYYCTEDNTCACISCCMIGGHKGHEMESLDEASEKKKETLRNVLQKLLTKREETEERVQSLQEHRRKVEEKAAGDIERVTDLFRDFRRCLEDLEKRVLREIFRWAERASNTTVDFTRDLEIKKEELSRKIRQIEELCNMTDPLIVLQESDTGDLCDTEDGDNEESDTSDLWITDNEDDEESDTGDLSDTDNEDDVESDTGDLCDTEDGENEDRERHEKLLHDGGGLDVAGLSRTLQTLSDKTELNVVFYIQEAADILLDVNTAYNYLHISDDRKTVSRSDIDQNRPKTQERFQDYQVLSSQSFSSGRHYWEVDVGGTDRWTVGMCYPSIDRRGWQSWIGYNNKSWGLDRSGNQYEVRHDNKKICLPIKILTKRVRIYLDYEAGRISFYALCDPIRHLHTFTTTFTEPLHTGLYVGGGHIEICGRNQQM from the coding sequence ATGGCGTCTTCTGATCTGAGAATTGagttggaatgttccgtctgtctgaacatttatacagatcccgTAAACCTGAAATGTGGTCACAACTTCTGCcaggtctgtattgatcgtgtgctggatacacagggggggtctggaggatattcctgtcctgaatgcagagagaagtttccggatcggcctgcactgcacaggaacataacactacgtaacatagtggagaatttcctgtctgctcagccagatcaggaggagtccggggtcttctgtacttactgcgtggactctcctgtacctgcagTTAGATCCTGTCTacactgtgaggtttctctgtgtgataaacacctgagcgtccacaaaaagtccccagaacacgtcttatgtgaccccaccttgtccatggagagcaggaaatgcaccgtccataagaagatcctggagtattactgcactgaggataatACCTGTGCCTGTATTTCTTGTTGTATGATTGGAGGACATAAAGGACATGAGATGGAGTCACtagatgaggcttctgagaagaagaaggagacactgaggaatgttctgcagaaacttctgacaaagagagaggagacggaggaaagagtccagagtctgcaggaacacaggaggaaagtagaagaaaaagcagCTGGTGACATCGAAAGAGTCACTGACCTGTTTAGAGATTTCAGGAGatgtctggaagacctggagaagagagtcctgagggagaTCTTCAGGTGGGCAGAGCGGGCCTCCAACACCACAGTGGATTTCacccgggatctggaaataaagaaggaggagctgtccaggaagatccGTCAGATTGaagagctgtgtaacatgacggatccactgattgtcttacaggaatcagacacaggtgacttgtgtgatactgaggatggagataatgaggaatCAGACACAAGTGACTTGTGGATTACCGACAATGAAGATGatgaggaatcagacacaggtgacttgagTGATACTGACAATGAAGATGATgtggaatcagacacaggtgacttgtgtgatactgaggatggagaaaatgaggacagagagagacatgagaaactcctccatgatggagggggtctggatgtggctgGTCTCTCACGCACATTACAAACATTATCTGATAAAACAGAGCTAAATGTAGTCTTCTATATACAGGAAGCTGCAGACATATTGCTGGATGTAAACACCGCTTATAATtatctacatatatcagatgacaggaaaactgtgtCTAGGTCAGATATAGACCAGAATCGCCCAAAAACCCAAGAGAGATTTCAGGATTatcaggtgttgagcagtcagagtttctcctcagggagacattactgggaagtggatgttggAGGAACAGATAGATGGACAgttgggatgtgttaccccagtatagacaggagaggatGGCAGTCATGGATTGGATATAACAACAAGTCCTGGGGTTTGGACAGGTCTGGTAATCAGTATGAGGTGAGACATGACAATAAAAAGATTTGTTTACCCATCAAAATCTTAACTAAaagagtcaggatatatctggattatgaggctggGAGGATCTCCTTTTATGCattgtgtgacccgatccgacacctccacaccttcaccaccaccttcactgagcccctccatacTGGGTTATATGTAGGGGGAGGTCATATAGAGATATGTGGAAGGAATCAGCAAATGTGA